The following nucleotide sequence is from Mucilaginibacter sp. cycad4.
GGGGGGTACTTTTTTATTTTCTCTCCCCCTCTTTACGCTAACAGCGTAGAGAGGATGGCGAAGCGTCGGCCGGGTGAGTCAGCTCATCGCCCTGCCCCATCTCCCCAACAGGCAAAGCCCATTTTGGTTTAAACTATCTTCTTCCGATCGGTTGTATGCCACCAGGCCCAGTAGATCAGTACAAACTGTAAGGCCAAACGCAGCCACGCTAAAAAGGGTGCAACTGTCATGGAGTTTAGTTTCATCGGGGCTTTAAATGCCATGCTTACGTGAATCTGTAAAAAAGCTATCAGCATTAAAACAATTCCCCAGGCTGCCCAGTACCGTGTTTTAGGCCAAATGAGCAGTAATCCCAATGAAATTTCAGCAATCCCGGCCAGTATGTTAACAGCCTCGGGGTAAAGCAAATTATTGGGCATTACGGCATAATAGAAGTCGGGGTCGCGGAAGTGATTAAGGCCTGCAAGTACGTAAAACGCCACGAGTATTACCAGGCTTATTTTTTTATACTTATCCATGTTTTAATTTACAAATATTTTGTCATACGTATCATAAAACAGTTTAAATACTGCAAAACAAGCCATTTTTGTAATTTATAACCATTCCAAATAATCCTGTTTGACAAAGTGTTGACATTGCATGTGCCGAATAGTGATACTTTTGTTCGGTCAAATTTTAAAACTGCTTTGAAGTATCTAAAGGTAATAGCTTTTACGCACAAACAGATTGAACTGAAGGAATTGGGTAGATTGGTGGTTTGCCAGGAAAATCTGACAGATAAACTTGCGCAGGTTAAAGAGCAGTTTAATATTCCCGAAATCTTCTATCTGGCTACCTGCAACCGTGTGGAATTTGTGATGACCACACCGCAATCGGTTGATAAGGACTTTGCCAAAAAGTTCATAGAAGCCTTTAACACAGAGCTTTGCCACGATTCACTGAGCACTTTTATGGATAGCGCGTCTATTTATGAAGACCAGGAAGCCATGGTACATCTGTTGCGTACTTCATGTTCGTTAGAGAGTTTGATCGTGGGTGAAAAGGAGATCCTGGCCCAGTTACGCAAAGCATATGAACATTGCAAAGAGGCCGGCCTAACCGGCGATGCCATGCGCATGATCATGAACTGCGTGGTTAAAACAGCCAAGGAAGTTTATACGCATACCAACATCTCCAAAAACCCAATTTCGGTTGTGTCGCTGGCTTATCGCAAATTGAAAGACCTTAATCTTTGCTCAAATGC
It contains:
- a CDS encoding MauE/DoxX family redox-associated membrane protein — translated: MDKYKKISLVILVAFYVLAGLNHFRDPDFYYAVMPNNLLYPEAVNILAGIAEISLGLLLIWPKTRYWAAWGIVLMLIAFLQIHVSMAFKAPMKLNSMTVAPFLAWLRLALQFVLIYWAWWHTTDRKKIV